In Phocoena phocoena chromosome 3, mPhoPho1.1, whole genome shotgun sequence, the DNA window GGCTGCCGGCCAAGGAGGCCGACACTGGAAGCAAAATGGGGAAGAGGGGCCAGAAGAGGTTGCCCCATCTGAGACCCCACCACTCACTAAAGTGTCAGCCCCCAAGAGCAGCTCCCGTGGCTGTACAGAGACATGAGCCTGGCCTGATTCAGCCCATGAGCCATAATTTGCTAACCCCCACAAGCTCAACGGAAGgtcattggaagattttaaacatGGAAGAGGTGAGACCTGACTTACGTGTTTAAAAGCTGATGCCAGCAGTTCCAATCCTAGGTACACACCCAAAAGAATAGAGAGCTGGAACCCAGacaaatacatgcacacatatgctTGTAGCAGCACTTTTcaaaataaccaaaaggtggaaatgacttaaatgtccattaacgGGGGAATGGATCAGCAAAATGTGGTTCatcatacactggaatattactcagccttaaagaggagtgaagcactgacacttgctacaatgtggatgaaccttgaaaacatcatcctccgtgaaagaagccagacacaaaagaccacgtagTGTATATTTCCATTGTTTTGAAATGTTCAAcacaggtaaatccatagagcAGGACAGCAGACGAGCGGTTGCCAGGGTCTGTGGGTGGGAGAGTTGGGGAGTGACTGCTTCATGGTTATAAGGTTTACTTTGGAAATGCTTTGGAAGTAGGTACtgttgtacaacattgtaaatgtactaaatgacACTGAGTTACTCGCTTTAAAATGGTTTGTTTTATGTGGTGTGAATTtacctcaaataaataaataagtaaataagcgAGGCCACGCCAGCTCCAGGGTAGAGAATGAATTATAAGGTGGCAAGAGGTAGCATAGTACATCCATTTGGGAAGCTACTGCAAGAGTCCAAGCAAGACACGTTGCCTGCAGTTCCaatcctaggtatacacccaaaagaattgagTGTCTTAGTGCATCTGGGCTGCTATGAGAAGATACcctagactgagtggcttaaacaacagatatttacttctcacagttctagaggatggaagtctgagatcagggtgcctaAGTGGTTGAGTTCCAGTGAGAGCCCTTCTCCTGACCCTCTTCGTGGCTTGTATCTGACCTCCTCctctctgtatcctcacatggcagagagggaAAAAGAGCATGTATCTTATATctcatcttataaggacactaatcccattcaggagggctccaccctcatgcccTAGCACcttccaaaggctccacctccaaataccatccgaTTGGGGGTTAGGGTACCAACATCAATTTGGAGGGCACGTAAACATCCAGTTCATAGCACTTAGGGTGGTAGCAGTGGAAATGGAAACAGGTGGGCGCATTTGAGATCTGGTTTAGAGGTTGAATCAACAGGGCCTGCTGAGGGTGGGATGTCGTGACAGGATGGAAGGAGGGGTCCAGGACGACTCCCAGGCCTTGAGTTTAGTTAGCTGAGTAGACAGTGGTTCTACCCTCTGACTGTGAATTTCAATTAAAAcctgcatgcacgcacacacttGTGCATGCCGACATGCAAGCACGCTCAAGCACGCAcctgtacatacatacatgaacACGCGTGCATACAtggcacacacatgcatacacacagacacacactcacacacacacatatacatacccacacatatgcacacacacaaaccactCGTATTTTCCACTGCTCTTATCACCATCTCAAACACTAAATAGTGTTTTCTTACTGGGCTTTCTTATTAGTTTTTCTCAGCCTGCTAGAATAGGAGCTCCATAAGACCAAGGACTTTTGTCTTTCTTGTTCATGGCTGTGCCCCcaaacctagaacagtgcctggcacacaggaggtgctcagtaagtatttggcAACCATGTGAATGACATGGCCAGAAGGGAAAACTGGGGctttccctctcccatccccacctgAGTCACATCTTCAGATGCTTCTGGAGAGACTCTGAGTGAGAGAGAGATGGGGccgggccaggggtggggggacaggaagaagaggaggatgagtggggaagggggaggggcagccccGGGACCCACAGGCGCCTGTCGGCAGCGTGAAAAGCCCAGGAGTGTTGGGCAATCGTGGTTTCCTCCCAGCCCGCAGGACCCAGCCGTGCCAGCCCAGCCCCGGGCGTCTTGGGGCCTCGTCCGCTCAGGCATGGAGGAGACAGTGGTGAGGCCCTCGGTGTTCATGGTGGATGGACAGACGGACATCCCTTTCACAAGGCTGGGGCACAGACGCAGGAGACAGCCCTGCAGTGCAGCCCGGCTGGGCCTgggcctcctgctgctgctgttgaCGACCGGAGTGGCTGTCCAGGGCTGGTTCCTGCTGCAGCTACACTGGCGCCTGGAGGTGATGGCCGCCCCCCTGCaggtaagtggtgctgggatgggggtggggggggctcgAAGCCAGTGTCACtgggcatctgtgtgtgtgtgtatgtgcagaaTGGAGGACAGACTAAGAGCATCCCAAGGCAAGTTAATTCACCTCtcggaacctcagtttcctcatctgtaaaatgggcgtgATAATAAGCATCTTCCCAGGGAATAAAATATGACATTGTGTGTGTGGTGCCCAGCTGGCCCACAGCAAGCATTCAACCAATGggaactgacatttttttttaaatgagatataattgacataggacactgtgtaagtttaagtgTACAACATATTCATTTGTTACATAAATATTGCAGTAGGGTTGCTATTGTAGTGTTAGCTAATGCCTCTCTGgtatcacataattatcatttcttctagTGGTGGGAACGAACTAAATCTAAGCCTTTAAGAAGTTTAACGTTTATAACACAGTTGTGTTGTCTGTAACCCCTGAAATCGACATTCTGACATggctagttattattatttttttaatatttatctgacTCTTCCATTTagccacttttatttttaattttttggccatgccgcgcagcacgcgggatcttagttccaagaccagggatggaacccgcacaccctgcactggaagtgcagagtcttaaccactggaccgcagggGAAGTCCCTGACACGGCTAGTTATCATCAGCTGTAACCTGATCACCATTTTTGGGACTGTCACTAATCCACTGCGTCCAAGTCTGTGAGAATCTCTCTCTGCATCCATTTCCCATTGGCCTTGGATGTCTCCGTCGGTCTGTCTGCCACACCTGTGGGTCTGTGTGTCCCAAGCCACGCCCATGTGGTCTCAGCTTTTTTGCTTCCAGGTCCTTTCTCCTCATGGCGGGAGCTGTGCTGCTGTCCTGCACCCATGTACCCACACGGCCATGTGCTCACCTGTCTACAGCCCATGTGGTGACATCATGTGTCTTTGTTTCTGCGTCTCCGTGTGCCCAGACCCACGTGGCTCCATAAACCACGCAACCCACGTACCTGCATCCACGTGTGACTTGTCAGTGTGTCACACAAGTGTCCAGGTCTGTGCCCATGTGTCCATATCCACATGTTAGCATTTATGTCCAAGTGTCCAGCCATCCAGGTGGCCATGTGTCTTTGACAGCACTTTTTTAATAAACCCTTATAGTACCTGCTCTCTGCCAGGCACTATAATATgattttcacataaaaattcgCTGAATCTGAAGGAGGAACTTTTCATGTGTCCAtttacagaggggaaaactgaggAACTGGATGGTTAAGAGCCTGCTGGGTGGCGGGGTGTGAGGTGGGGTGTGCACATGGCCTTGGATATGTCTGAGGGTGATGTCTGTGCCCGTGGTCTGCATGTGTCTCTCAGCCACGAGTCTGAGTGATGCCAGGGCGTGGGCCCTGCAGATCCTCACCATGGGCTGCTCTGCACTTTTAGGACAGAGGTGCAGGATCCTGGGATCAGCTGGTGCAAGGTGAGTCAGGGTCCTGGTCCCAGGAGAGGGGATGGAATGGTTCCCACGCTGCCCCCACCCCTTCAGCCCATTGCCCAATGTGATTTGCACAACTGGCCTAAGCCCCACAGATGCCCGTCCCCCAAGCTGGAGAAGCAGAAGTTTGGGTCATTCCGGAAAGGGTGGGGTTGACACCAGGAGGCGGACTGAATGAGCCCTCCGGAGGCTGGCCCTTACCCCTCTGACTTCTAACCCTCTCTCCCCAGATCGGAGGCCCCAGCAGGCCAACCCGACAGCACACCTCACAGGTGAGGGGGCCCCCAAGTCCTGGCAGAGGCTAGGGGTTCAGCGTGTCCTGGGGAGACCAGACAGACACCCCAACATGGCATCGtattccttcattcattaatTATTCACAGAGCTgcccagagcacaggcactgcCTAGGTCTGTgaatttcctaattttatttattgaataaacccTTGTACCAGTGCTTACTCTGTGGCACGCACCGTGACGTTCTTTCCACCTATTAATTCATTAAATCCTATTAATTCATTAAATCCTTAGCTGACACTATTCagagctccattttacagagagggagACTGAAGAACTCAGAGGTTATAAGCCTACTGGGCCAGGATGTGTTCTGCCACTTACAACTTCTGACAGCTTGGGCAAATCaattgctctgtgcctcagtttccccacctgcaaGAAGGGGATGAAACGAGTTAAGACGTATGATAAGCACGTTATTTTGCCACctcctgggcctctgtttccccacctgtaaagtgaggataaagTGAGTTCGTATATCTAAAGCTCTGGAACAGCCTAGCACAGAGGGGGTGGCACTCAGAGAGGGGTGGCGACtggcctggggtcacacagcaagcgTGGGACCTGTGCCTACCAACTCCCCCTCTGTCTCCCTCCGCAGGGGCCAACTCCAGCCTGACAGGCAGTGGGGGCCCGCTGCTGTGGGAGACGAAACTGGGCCTGGCCTTCTTGAGGGGCCTCACCTACCGGGACGGTGCCCTGGTCATCGCCCAGGCTGGCTACTATTACATCTACTCCAAGGTGCAGCTGGGCGGTGTGGGCTGCCCCCAGAGGCTGACTGGCGGCCTGCCCATCACCCACGGCCTCTACAAGCGCACGGCCCGCTACCCcgaggagctggagctgctggTCAGCCGGCGGTCACCCTGTGGGCGAGCAAGCAGCCGCCAGGTCTGGTGGGACAGCAGCTTCCTGGGCGGAGTGGTCCACCTGGATGCcggggaggaggtggtggtgcGCGTGCCTGATGAGAGCCTGGTCCGAGTCCGCGATGGTACGCGGTCCTACTTCGGGGCGTTCATGGTGTGAAGGAAGGAGCCAGGGTAGACTGAACGGAGTCCGACAGACAGAGACCTCAGAGGGTGTCTCGGGAGACAGGAAAACCAGCAAGCAGAGATTTTGGAGTGTGCCCAGAAGAACCCCAAACTCGACAGGTGGAGAGCTAAGTGGGGACCACCGGGACCAAGAACCCAGTTATCCCACAAGGTGAAAGACCCAGCAGGCACCTCTGAAGAACCAAAGGAGACTGCAGACCCTGCCATGGACAACACTGAAGACACGGACCTGGAGCCTTGGGGGTCTGTTAGCCCCCAAGCAGGGGTAAAACTGATCTACCTGATATTCAGGAAAAAGGGGTGAGGGGTGGGTATTTATACTTCTGATTCAGAACTAAGTGGGACTTGGGGGTCCAGGGAGTTGGCTGAGAACAGGAAATGTCTTATCACCCTCTCCATTCTCACAAGTGTGGGCAGAGTGGGGGAGGGCAGATTTATCACCAGGACTCACCCACCAGTggagagcccagcccagccctgcccatggTCTTAGTCACCTACCCAAGTCCCAGCTACGGGCTTGTGGCCACACCACAGCCTGGCCATGAAGTTACACTCAGAGATGCAGGCATAGAGATGTGCTGGTAGATGTTTGACAACCAGGtttcctgggaggggagaggcttTGTAGTATCTGtcgatttccatggtgtaaatattcccactgTGGCTGGTCTCTGTCTCCCATATAAATCATCAACCAGTTGGCTGTATCCCAGCACTGCTAAGAGCTTACATTCCATCAGGACAGCAAAACTGTTTCAGCACCCAagccagagcctggcacagagccacttggaaaatatttgcagaaaaaaacacaaagaaagagagagtgagagaaggaagggacggaaggagggaggaagagaggtaggtagagagggagggagggagggaggaaggaaagaaagaaagaaagaaaaaagaaagcaagaaagaaagaaaggaaggaaggaaggaagaaaaagggaggaaagaaagaaagaaaagaaggaaggaagaaagaaagaaaggaaggaaaggagggaagaaagaaagaaagaaagaaagcaagaaaagaaggaaggaaggaagaaagaaagaaaaaaaggaaggaaggaaagaaagaaaggaaggaaggaaggaagaaagaaaaaaaaaaggaaggaaggaaagaaagaaaggaaggaaggaaggaaggaaggaaggaagaaaaagggagaaaagaaagaaagaaagaaaggaaaggaaggaagaaagaaagaaaaaggaaggaaggaaggaaagaaagaaaggaaggaaggaaggaaggaaggaaggaaggaagaaagaaagaaaggaaggaagaaagaaaggaagaaagaaagggagaaaagaaagaagctacCATCACAGCTACAGCATCACAGAGAATCACAGCCCCACAAGTTCAGTCACTCCTTCACAaccacagacacatacacacaaagcatCAGATTCTCATACCACCTCACACACGTCATAGCATCACAAGCCCTCAATCACAGACACTGCATTACAACCACATAGGACACAGTCACACACAAGTCATCATCAGAGCCTCAGTCACCCACACAGGCCATACAGTCACACCACGTGTGACACGCAGGATACAACGCTTCTCACATCAGACTTCCACATGCTGTCTCACAGTCGCACCCATCACACACAGAGCATCACAGtggcacacaaatacacacacagccTCAAGTTCCTCCTAGCCAAGACATACACATCCTGAGGTGAGGACCAGACTTAGTCTGTAGCCCTGGTCCCCTTGACCACTGGTCTTGGAAATAAATGGTGAACTTTGCACCTGGATCTGTCTGGTTCTTAGGGGAAGGATGGCTCATGAAGGCATAGGGATAGATGGAATGACCCACAAAGGTCACTTTTACAGCTGAGAATATGAACCCAGCTGGCTCAACTCCATGCAGGAAGCTTAGCAGGGAAACCAGAGACCTGACGCCCAGGTCTGCCTTAGCCTCAAATCTACAATTCCTGAGAAAGTAGAGGCTACACACTTCCAAGTACCCTAACTGCAGACATCCAGCACAGATTGGCAGTCTACCCAGCCAGTCGGAAGCTTGGAGTAACTGGGGGCATGAAAGAGTGTGGGGCGGGGCAGGTAATGATATGCGTACAAATCAAATGGTTTATGCAAGTGAGCATGGACCCAGGAAGTAAGGCTTCCCTGGAGTCTAGGATGAAGACTCAGACCTCAGAGGTGAATGAATCATTCTTGTTATTGTTGACATTGTTGTTGACATTGTTGCCTGATATAGGGGTGAAGGGGGCTTTGTGATCAGACGGTCCTGGGTTCCAAGTCTACTCTACCACTTCCTGGCAGTGTGACCTGGAGCAAATCCCATCACTTCTCAGTACCTCTTAGGTAACAAGAGTCCTTACCTCCTAGgtttattgtaaagattaaatctGATGAGGAAAAAGCCATTTGGTATGgcgcctggtacacagtaagagATCCACACGTGTGTGAGTGCCGTAAGTGATTTACAAATGTTAAGGAGAGCATTTGTCAGGCATGTCCCCTACGCCAGGTATCTCGTGCAAGTCACACCTTTACCTAGATCCCTGGGCAGGAGCTGTTGTCGCCCCCATGTTCCAGATGCAGAGACTGAGGCAGGGATGCGTCCCCCACTCTGCCTGCACCAAAGGCACACAGCTTCGTGCCTCTCTGCCTGTGTTGGGCTGGTGGGAGATGAGACAGCCCCAGACGCCCAGATCCCACCCACGCTGGAGTTTCCTTTACTCTCATCAtggtctttctgtttctgtggcttTAATGAGGAGACCAAGGCGTGGGGAACTTATCAAAGCCACCAGCAGCCACCAGCGTCTGCCTGGGGATGGAACCTCTAAGTTTAGCCTCCGAAGATCATTCCTGGGAGGGGCCTTGATTTCAGATAAAGTGCGGGAGCAGCAAGGCCCCAGCCCAAGCCAGTGACCTACTTCACAACTTCTTAGAAGTCTATCTACTTGATTTCCGCTTTCACCTCTGGCGTCTTTTCAGATTTCACCCTCCCGCCCCACCAACTCTCTCAAGACCCAAAGTCTGCTATCCTCAGActccttcccagcccaggggcAGGAAACTCTCCTGCTTCTATCCATCTCTTGCCAGGATCCAGAGGTAATAGAAGGCAAAATAATGGTGATTacattgtttcttaatttcctaTGATGACACGATGCCCTTCCCTGCTACATCTCACTGCATACAAACACTGAGATGCATCATCTCAGAGAAACAGAATGAGTCTTACACCAGAGCCAGACCACCTGGGTTTAAATCTCTGCTCTGCCATTTCCCAGCTGGGTGATTTCGAGATCCATCCTTGGCCTCTTTAGTCCTTAGCAGATATTTTTTTGTGAGCATAGTTGTAATCTCGTGCACATTTAAATGTCGGGTTCTTTTCAGTTATTACATAAGGTGACCTTACATCCATAGACCACGTCTAAGTCACTGAGAGCGTTTTTCAAATGGGAATTCATAGCCAGTGTTTAAACATCACAAAACT includes these proteins:
- the TNFSF14 gene encoding tumor necrosis factor ligand superfamily member 14 isoform X2, with product MEETVVRPSVFMVDGQTDIPFTRLGHRRRRQPCSAARLGAGSWDQLVQDRRPQQANPTAHLTGANSSLTGSGGPLLWETKLGLAFLRGLTYRDGALVIAQAGYYYIYSKVQLGGVGCPQRLTGGLPITHGLYKRTARYPEELELLVSRRSPCGRASSRQVWWDSSFLGGVVHLDAGEEVVVRVPDESLVRVRDGTRSYFGAFMV
- the TNFSF14 gene encoding tumor necrosis factor ligand superfamily member 14 isoform X1; translated protein: MEETVVRPSVFMVDGQTDIPFTRLGHRRRRQPCSAARLGLGLLLLLLTTGVAVQGWFLLQLHWRLEVMAAPLQDRGAGSWDQLVQDRRPQQANPTAHLTGANSSLTGSGGPLLWETKLGLAFLRGLTYRDGALVIAQAGYYYIYSKVQLGGVGCPQRLTGGLPITHGLYKRTARYPEELELLVSRRSPCGRASSRQVWWDSSFLGGVVHLDAGEEVVVRVPDESLVRVRDGTRSYFGAFMV